The genome window ACGATGCCGCGTGAACTCCCCGTCTACCGACTCACGGAGGTCATCGACAAACACGAGGCGGACACGTACGAGGTGTTCGCCGAGAACTTCACCGAGGTCGACGCCGGTGAGACGTTCGCCGCGGCCGACGGCGAGATGCAGGTCGCCAAGGAATCGTTCTACCCGGTGCTCATGTCGCCGTACGGCTACCGCAACGTCTTCGGCTACGCTGCCGAGAAGATCGACGTGCTGGCGGCCCAGTCCGCCGCCGACTGACGGCCGCGACAACCCGGCGAGAGAGCACGGTTCCCATAACCGACGGCTCGATGCGGCAGGCGAATCGACCCTCGTCCGAGATACGTACAATTTTCCCCGAGTCGAAAGCCTTCATACGTCGGGATTGCCTTGGAACGGATAATGGCAGCAACAGGGCTTTTCGTCGCTGTGATCACCGATCTGTTTCCGAACGGGATCAGCCACTACGCGATCGGAGGGCTGCTCGTCGGGCTGGGGACCGTCGTGATCTACCTCGGCACCGGCATCCCCGCAGGGGCGAGTACGTTCCTCGAGTCGACGCTCTCGTACGTCTCCGATCAGTCGCGGTTCCAGCAGTATCGGGCCTCGCGTGACTGGCGCGTCGTCTTCACGCTCGGCATCGTTCTCGGCGCGGCGATCTACGCGCTGACGTTTCAGTCCGGGCTCGTCTCGAGCGGCCTCCAGCCCGGGGCGACGACCGGCGAACTCCGCGAGATCGGCGGCGTGACGATCTGGCTGACCGAGGTCCAGCCCTGGCGGCTGTTCCTCGGTGGTATCCTCATCGGCATCGGGACCCGACTCGGCAAGGGCTGTACGTCGGGTCACGGCGTCTGTGGCGTTGGCTCGGCCTCGAGCGCTTCGTTCGTCGGCGTTGCGACGTTCCTGTTCGTCGCGATCGGGACGGCACAGCTCGTCTACGCACTGGGGGTGAGTCCGTAACATGGAGTCCCAACACGAACACCATCCGCTGTTCATGCCGCTGGTGTTCGTTGGCGGCCTGATCTTCGGCTTCGGCCTCGGCTTCAGCCACATGGCCCAGCCCGAAGTCGTCCTGAACTTCCTCCAGTTCGCCGACTTCGGCCTGCTGTTCGTCATGTTCGGTGCAGCGGTCGTCACCGGCATCACGTTCTTCGGCGTGAAACGCCTCCGCAGCGAGGCACCCCTGACCGGTGTCACCTACACTCGCCGACTCAAAACGCTCGACCGCAACGTCATTTTCGGCGGCGGCATCTTCGGCATCGGCTGGGGCCTCTCGGGCATCTGTCCCGGCGCGGCCTACGCCAGCCTCGGCGTCGGCAACGTCGTCATCCTTTACGGCATCGCGGGTATGTTCGTCGGCGCGTATCTTCAGGGCGTCTGGCGCTCGAGTCTGGCCGACCGCGGCGCTGCCGCATCGAGCGCCGACTGATCGGTCACTGGCCGGCAGATCAGGCAACTTAAACTGCTTCCCTCCGTCCCTTCGTGTATGACCGAAGACGACTCCCGCGAACACGTCGTTCCGGGTTCCGACGAGGACCTCGAGACGGCCGACGTTCGCGGCTACGACTTTCGTGATGGGGCCGATCTGTCCTCGCTGCTCGAGTCCTACGGGACGACGGGGTTCCAGGCGACCCAGCTTTCAGAAGCGATCGAAATCGCCGAACAGATGCAAGAAGACGATGCCAAAGTCTATCTCACGTTCACCTCGAACATCGTCTCCTCCGGCCTGCGAGAGACCGTCGCCGCCTTGATCCGAGATGGCTTTGTCGACGTCGTCATCACCACCTCCGGCTCGCTGACCGAAGACGTCATCAAGACTGCAAAGCCGTTCAAGATGGGCGAGTGGGACGCAGACGAGGCGGCCCTTCGCAAGCGCGGGATCAACCGGCTGGGCAACATCTTCGTCCCCTCCGACCGGTACGTCTGGCTCGAGGAGTACCTCTACGACTTCTTCGACGACTTCTTCGCCGAGGAGTCGATCCGGACGCCGACGGCCTTCGCGCGCGAACTCGGTGCAACGCTCGAGGACGAGGATTCGGTGCTCAAGCAGGCAGCGGACAACGACGTGCCGGTCTACTGTCCCGCGCTAACCGACGCCGAGGTCGGCAACTTCCTCTATTACTACCGACAGCGACAGGATACGGATTCGAACATCGGAATCGAGATTCTCGACGACTACCAGAAACTCATCGAGGACGGGATGTTCGCGGACACGACGGGCCTGATCGCCGTCGGCGGCGGGGTGCCGAAACACCACGCCATCATGACGAACCTCTTCCGCGGCGGCGCAGAGTACGCCGTCTACATCTCGACGGGGATGGAAGGTGACGGCTCGCTGTCCGGCGCGCCACCGAACGAAGCCGTCTCCTGGGGCAAGATCAAGGACGACACCGAACTGAACTACACGCAGGTCGAGGCCGAGGCGACGCTGGTCTTCCCGCTGCTCGTCGCGGAAGCGTTCTACAAGTGAACTCGGGTCTGGTCGGGTCTCGACTCGAGGACCGCGACGGATCACCCGTACCGAGCCGGCGTGAGCGAGGGTCGATGACGCAAAACCTATCCCGTTCACCGCCATATACTGGTGTATGGACTTTCCGCCGAACCAGGGTCTCGACCAGGAAGAGGTCAACGAACGCGTCGACGACGCCATCGAGAACAACGAGGTCGTACTCTTCATGAAGGGGACGGCGCTCATGCCACAGTGTGGCTACTCCCGGCGTGCACTCGGACTCGTCGACCAGCACCGCGAGGAGTACGAAACTGTCGACGTCCTCGAGTCACTCGACGAGTTCCGCGTTGCTCTGAACCGACACAGTGGCTGGGAGACGACCCCACAGACGTTCGTCGACGGCGAATTCGTCGGCGGGTCGGACATTCTGGCCGAACTCGAAGAGCGCGGCGAGCTGGCTGAAACGCTCAACGCCGAGTGAGAGGCGGCGATCTGTAGTCGAGTCCGGTTTTTCGTGCATCGAACGCCGAGCCTTCGCGCTGGCCATCGAAACGGTGAGTCCACGGAGGTCGCTGCTGTCCGGTCAGATACACCGTTGTCGAATGGTAATAAATCCGAACCTGTCTGCGACGGAGCCAATAGCAGATCATATAAGTCACGCACCCGTAGTAGGACACAACGACGTACCGAACCACCCTCGTCCATCCATCCCCACTATGTCAACAGAGGAATCCAGTCACGTATATCGGTTGCACTCGACGCTCGAACTGCCACTCGAAGACCTTCGCGATCACATCGACGACGCGGAGTATCCCGACGGGATCGAAGACGTCGAGATCACGCGACGAAACAACACGCTCATCCTCAAAGCCGTCGCCGAGGACAAGTCGGTCAGCAAGTACACGCCGACGGCACAGCTCAAAGCCAGCGTCACCGAAAACCGGGTCTATGAGGAGGACCCGGACGAGCGACGCAACTCCTTCCGCTGGGACGAAGAAGAAGAAGAGGAGATCGAGTCCGAACTCGTCGAGTTCGCCGCGTTCAAAGGCGACCGCGAGACCGTCCTACAGAACTCGCTGTTGCAGTACGAGATGTTCCTCGTCCTCTGTGAGATCGCCGAAGCCGCCGAGAAGGGCACGTTGACGGCGATCACCGACCGCGGTGGGGAACTCGAGGCGACCCGGATCGTCGAGGGCGAGCCCCGTCCGGCCAACATCGAAGTCGTCGAAGGCCCGCGCGATCAGGGCGCTGGCGAGTCGGGGGTCAACTGGCGTGACAACAAGTTCATCAGCGACTGAAACTGCCTGTCGTTCCGACGGACCGATGTGACCGCAGGTGTCTTGGGTACATCCGATCTGCCTATCGACAACTCGAACGAGAGGCCGCACTTCTGCCGACGCAACTTCTCTTATAACGCGACGCCGTCGGGGTGTCGATCGGGAGCGGCAGTGGGCGTCTTTCACCACGACACAGCGGAGGGCTGTCCCTCGAGCCCTCGAGGCCAAGTCCCCCGGTCGATAGTCACCGTTCTCATAGTGAGTAGCGAAGAGTCTCACCCACCCGTTTTAAAAGAAAACAGAGGTGTTGGAATCGGCGTGCAACATCCAGAGGACGGATTCATTCCCAGCATCCGCGCGAGCGAAGCGAGCGCGGTTCCCGGACGGCGAGGTCGAAGGCCGAGCGGTCCGCCTTTTTCATCGAAGTTTTTTGCGCGAGCGGTTCGCCGAAGGCGAACCCGACGCGGAAAAAGTTCGCGCTCTGTATTCATCAGCGCATATCTGTCACTTTTGAAAGAACACTAGGACATAGAGACTCTTCTTCGATTCCCAATCAGTAGCCGAGCCGGAGGACGTGGTTGGCCGCGAGCGCGAGGAAGGACGCCAGAAAGAGGACGGCCAGCGTTCCAAACGCGACGGGCCAGCCGAAGAGGTCGGCGGTGAGACCGACACCGGCGGAGCCGGCGGCCCCGATGACGGTGTAAACCGTCCGGACGAGGCCGAAGCCAGTGCCTCGCTCCTCGACGGAGAGGACGTCCATGAACCGCGGGTCGATGGCCGAAAAGAAACTCGAGCCGAGCCCCGCGAGCAAGACGCCGCCAGCGACGGCGGCGAGGCCTGGGCCGAACACGACGAGGGGAAGGCCGATGGCACCCGCCAGCATCGAGCCGCCGATGACGGCGTCGCGGCCGTAGGCGTCGGAGGCGCGACCGAGGACGACCTGGCTGGCGGCCCTGACGACGAAGAACGCGGAGAAGGCGATGCCGGCGGCCGTAGGGGTATACCCCCGGAACTCGACGAGAAACGCGGGCAAAAACGACAGGAGTCCCTGGACGACGTAGGTCCCCGCCATCGCGATCAGGAGCGGAAACGCGATGGCCGGTCGCGAGAGGAGTTCGACGAGCGCGCCCAGCTTGAGGCGGTCGCGCATCGATTGGTCCGGGCGTCGTGGGTCGGTCGGGCGGACGCGCCAGACGAACAGCGCGAAGATAGGGATTCCGACGAGCGCCGTTAGGGCTACCGCGGGACGCCACCCGTAGCGGACGCCGACCCAGGCTGCGGCGACGGGGGCGACGAGTCCCGCCAGCGGGCCGCCGATCGAGTGGATACCGACGGCGGTCCCGAGGTCGTCGAACGTCCGGGACAACAGCGTCGTCGCGACCGCGTAGTGGAGGCCTGCGACCCCGCCGAGGACGACGACGACGAGAACGAAGACGGCGTACGCCGGCGATAGCGCGAGCAGGAGGCTCATAACCGTCGTCCCACCGACGGCGATCAGGATGATCAGCTTCTCCCCATAGCGGTCCGCGAGAATCCCGCTCGGGAACTGAGCGAGGCCGTAGGCGAGCCACATTCCGGTCAGCGCGACGCCGATCAGGGTGTTCGAGATCTCGAAGTCCTCGGTGATGAACGGAACGACCGGGCTGATCCCCAGTCGGGCGAAGTAGGTGACGAAGAACGCGAGCATACACAATAGGAGAACCGTATATCGGTAGTGCCAGTTCATAATCGGCGAAACGTTCACGTGACCGACTCGAGCGAACGATGATGAGCGTACTGATTCCGGTGAACTGACGACGGCTACCGAGAGCGGATCTGAAATGCGGGGGCCCCGGACGCTCCGCCGTCGGATCGTGGTAGTGGCTGGTTTCCCCTCGGGCGACCCGGACGACCAATCCGGCGCGTTCGACCGCTACCGGGCCGGCTGTCGACGTCGGTTCCCGGATCGGTCGGACAGCCGCTCGCTTCGAGCGGGTAGCCGACTGATAACGAAATGGTATCTTCTAGAAGGACTGACTGCCATGTTTCACGAGGTGATCGTGCGTGCAGCGTCCCTTCAGTAACTCGACGTCACCCGTCCATCCGTCCTCCACGTCCACTACCCACGTCCCTGCACCCGGCTTCGCCCCACCGGCCGGCTTGCATACCGTGAAGCGACCGTGGAACGCGAGCGACAGGCGCTGTCGTCGAGGACCCACATCGATTCCTGCGATACTCGTCGACGACGGGCACGGCGAGCGACTCGAGGCGGACGTGACGGGTGGTCGGTGATGCGCATCTGTTCGATCGTTGGCGCACGACCCCAGTTCGTCAAGGCCGCTATCGTCTCGAGAAAGCTCCGTGACGTGGGCGAGGAAGTGCTGGTCCACACGGGCCAACACTACGACGAGGAGCTCTCGGACGTCTTCTTCGAGGAACTCGACATTCCGGAACCGGAGTACAACCTCGGCGTCGAGTCGGATACACACGGCCGCCAGACCGCAGCGATGATCGATAGACTCGAGCCGATCGTCGAGGCGGAAGACCCCGACGCACTCCTCCTCTACGGCGACACCAACTCGACGCTGGCCGGTGCCATTGTCGGTTCGAAACGGGACCTCGTCGTCGCCCACGTCGAAGCCGGACTCCGAAGTGACAACCGGTCGATGCCCGAAGAGATCAATCGAATCCTGACCGACCACGCCGCCGATCTCTGTTTCGCCCCGAGCGAAGAGGCCATGGTGAACCTCGCTTCCGAGGGTGTCACCGACGGTGTCTACTGCACCGGCGACGTGATGTACGACGCCATCCTCGAGGCTAGGGATCGGTCCCAGCGCCAAT of Natrarchaeobaculum sulfurireducens contains these proteins:
- a CDS encoding YeeE/YedE family protein, translating into MAATGLFVAVITDLFPNGISHYAIGGLLVGLGTVVIYLGTGIPAGASTFLESTLSYVSDQSRFQQYRASRDWRVVFTLGIVLGAAIYALTFQSGLVSSGLQPGATTGELREIGGVTIWLTEVQPWRLFLGGILIGIGTRLGKGCTSGHGVCGVGSASSASFVGVATFLFVAIGTAQLVYALGVSP
- a CDS encoding DUF6691 family protein yields the protein MESQHEHHPLFMPLVFVGGLIFGFGLGFSHMAQPEVVLNFLQFADFGLLFVMFGAAVVTGITFFGVKRLRSEAPLTGVTYTRRLKTLDRNVIFGGGIFGIGWGLSGICPGAAYASLGVGNVVILYGIAGMFVGAYLQGVWRSSLADRGAAASSAD
- a CDS encoding deoxyhypusine synthase, which codes for MTEDDSREHVVPGSDEDLETADVRGYDFRDGADLSSLLESYGTTGFQATQLSEAIEIAEQMQEDDAKVYLTFTSNIVSSGLRETVAALIRDGFVDVVITTSGSLTEDVIKTAKPFKMGEWDADEAALRKRGINRLGNIFVPSDRYVWLEEYLYDFFDDFFAEESIRTPTAFARELGATLEDEDSVLKQAADNDVPVYCPALTDAEVGNFLYYYRQRQDTDSNIGIEILDDYQKLIEDGMFADTTGLIAVGGGVPKHHAIMTNLFRGGAEYAVYISTGMEGDGSLSGAPPNEAVSWGKIKDDTELNYTQVEAEATLVFPLLVAEAFYK
- a CDS encoding glutaredoxin family protein; translation: MDFPPNQGLDQEEVNERVDDAIENNEVVLFMKGTALMPQCGYSRRALGLVDQHREEYETVDVLESLDEFRVALNRHSGWETTPQTFVDGEFVGGSDILAELEERGELAETLNAE
- a CDS encoding DUF7110 family protein, giving the protein MSTEESSHVYRLHSTLELPLEDLRDHIDDAEYPDGIEDVEITRRNNTLILKAVAEDKSVSKYTPTAQLKASVTENRVYEEDPDERRNSFRWDEEEEEEIESELVEFAAFKGDRETVLQNSLLQYEMFLVLCEIAEAAEKGTLTAITDRGGELEATRIVEGEPRPANIEVVEGPRDQGAGESGVNWRDNKFISD
- a CDS encoding MFS transporter, translating into MNWHYRYTVLLLCMLAFFVTYFARLGISPVVPFITEDFEISNTLIGVALTGMWLAYGLAQFPSGILADRYGEKLIILIAVGGTTVMSLLLALSPAYAVFVLVVVVLGGVAGLHYAVATTLLSRTFDDLGTAVGIHSIGGPLAGLVAPVAAAWVGVRYGWRPAVALTALVGIPIFALFVWRVRPTDPRRPDQSMRDRLKLGALVELLSRPAIAFPLLIAMAGTYVVQGLLSFLPAFLVEFRGYTPTAAGIAFSAFFVVRAASQVVLGRASDAYGRDAVIGGSMLAGAIGLPLVVFGPGLAAVAGGVLLAGLGSSFFSAIDPRFMDVLSVEERGTGFGLVRTVYTVIGAAGSAGVGLTADLFGWPVAFGTLAVLFLASFLALAANHVLRLGY